The following proteins are encoded in a genomic region of Dyadobacter sp. UC 10:
- the ruvA gene encoding Holliday junction branch migration protein RuvA — MIAYVNGTVVYKDPAYAVIDVNGLGYEVRISLQTYTSLPDLGERCKLVTFLSIREDAHLLYGFWGNDEKKLFLDLITISGIGPSTALVMLSSLSSSEIRQGIIDEDLRLIQSIKGIGSKTAQRVILELKDKIRKEELVSTGSKSSGNSSGTLRSEALAALVTLGIPKATAEKSVDAIIKREGAEITVENLIKLALR, encoded by the coding sequence ATGATTGCCTACGTTAACGGAACTGTAGTTTACAAAGATCCAGCATATGCGGTTATTGATGTAAATGGATTGGGCTACGAAGTACGTATATCATTACAAACCTATACCTCTCTTCCCGATTTGGGTGAACGTTGCAAGCTCGTGACGTTTCTGAGTATACGGGAGGATGCGCATTTACTATATGGTTTTTGGGGGAACGATGAAAAAAAGCTTTTTCTGGATCTGATCACAATTTCAGGAATTGGTCCTTCGACGGCTCTTGTAATGCTTTCATCTCTCTCATCATCTGAAATCCGTCAGGGAATCATAGATGAAGATCTGAGATTGATCCAGTCTATCAAAGGAATAGGTTCTAAAACTGCTCAACGCGTAATTCTGGAGTTGAAAGATAAAATACGCAAGGAAGAGCTGGTATCAACAGGTTCGAAATCATCAGGCAATTCTTCCGGAACTTTGAGAAGCGAAGCATTGGCCGCGCTGGTCACTTTGGGAATACCCAAGGCTACAGCCGAGAAAAGTGTCGACGCGATCATCAAGCGGGAGGGGGCTGAAATAACAGTAGAAAACTTAATAAAACTAGCGCTTCGATAA
- the sov gene encoding T9SS outer membrane translocon Sov/SprA has translation MSSTVYSLLFKVLSISAGGALLANLSADPGEPYSQQTQEWAILADTIPEDTSRKALDRSGSQLIMRWKDFYSNRIAEPRPRSPFYLRDPANISTNITLDSTGKIAVTEKVKTPAGDLNFRAPERMDLDAYDKIQEDRAFKSLLREYAGRQDGNSAMGARGLLPKLDIPPALSKLLGDDFINFKPTGFVSLDLGLMHQFLDNPAIPIRQRRNTQFIFNEQISINFDARLGDQLGFQTNFDTKANFNFENAIKLNYKNPEESFIRKIEAGNINWAINSQLIPGVQNLFGLKTDLQFGRLNATFVASQQKSSKERIVLRGGAQNRDFELRADTYDENRNFFLSQYFRNIYESSLQNTPTITSGVTVTRIEVYVTNRTTTTESLRNVVGFSDLGEPAPYKSANPSLQPIRSTSPADNAANGLYETLKDNAGFRQVDNTNSAITALGLEKTVDYELLRGAKRLILDRDYTFHPQLGYISLTNALRNDEVLAVSYEYTLNGRSFKVGELTEDYQARKDNEVIALKLLKSSTIRNNTKLPMWDLMMKNIYSLGTSQIDKQGFQLRVIYKDDQTGIDNPNLQESSIANVPLIRLSGLDRLNPVNDLQPDGNFDFVDGITMDSKTGRIIFPVLEPFGSNLSRKFGAGEEAFRNKYVFNELYRTTMIDAQQVSERNKFFIKGSYQSSGGAEVQLPFGVLETSVTVTSGGVPLSAGSDYIVEAQIGRVRLLNNSVLNSGREIVIEYERPDMFQNQVRSLLGTRLDYLVNRDMSIGLTAIKYRERPAGFLSRVSIGNEPVNNTMLGFDIKFRKDIPFLTKLLDALPLIQTKEMSSIQFKGEFAKLLPGVSKDVNNRSLVDDFEAARTVYDLARQPQKWRLAAVPTKFREGLDGKTLNYGYKRAKISAYTVDNIFGGSQGLGGGYQPPANIDDTDRKNYYERLFLPTDIFPKRAIAGLITYPQQVLDIAYYPSERGMYNYNTDLATDGRLKNPRQNFGAISRAITSDNDFDNANIESIEFWMLDPFINDENGKIRDGFGDEKPNTTGGKLVFNLGDISEDVIPDERYNFENGLPIVPKQVGVNVDSTAWGYATKSQYLINAFSNESGARERQDVGLDGLTNQEEQAFFKQYIDRLPANLSAEARQRIIADPSGDDFKFFLGADLDSANVKVLGRYKNYLGMENNSPESQGRTADVTPASTNVPDGEDMNVDNTINDNESFYEYEIDLKPNQLAVGKGFVVDKTETEGGQNWYLFRVPIKEFSGIVGNMSGFKSIRFMRMYLTDFQQPVVLRFAQLQMVGQQYRKYTSNLDAPGLQEVPEPYDAKFTVGTVSIEENSNRSAGADKYQYAIPPGWKRDQDNTQRPPLLLNEQSMSLCVTDLRDGDSRAVFKNVNLDLLFRKRLRMYVHMQNEQNESGMVGTFMRIGTDLTQNYYEIDLSGLQATPPSASQPGEIWPESNEINIALADLIEAKAQRNRQLDKNLSVPYTIVTADGRYKVSVVGNPDLSSVRVMMIGMRNPKSVDERPKSFCLWVDEMHVEGFDDRGGVAAIAQLDAKLADFATLTASGRVETFGFGSVQQRIGERSRNFTQEYGFSSNIALDKLLPANWGFSIPLFLSYDRRNVKPHFNPLDPDTPLNTSLGNLQTDEERDGYRRMVEENAVRRGINFSNVRKIKTKPGAKNHFYDFENFAFTYAFSDDQRRNVLTQEYNQRMYKGGITYVYSSQPKAIEPFKKWTATNRWAEFIKDFNLTLLPNMVQLSTDVDRRFLKTQLRNADLTIDGMQPLYEKYFWFNRHYDFGWNLTRNATLTYRSSASSIIDEPMGDINTGAKKDSLWSNFKKLGRIKNFDQKIDLTYRLPLDKIPLTDWMSADYKHSITYQYQANALGLKDTTGLPFGDIIRNSRDRGVTGKIDFVLLYNKLRYLKFANTPSAGRKNFARSPGDIEDIDMRTTDILKNVTRALMTVRGINVSYSVLETTSLPGYLRAPKYFGIDNANAPGLPFVLGQQDRNFQKKAAEKGWITTSQQQNMPFQQTIAKNFSANTTLEPFKDFRLIIEARLTRQDAYQEFYRPDTSGGFASQSPLRNGQFSMSFMSFRTAFAKMRRDNSSPVFDKFRAYRAIIRDRLNQENNSGGEYNETSQDVLISSFFAAYTGKDPNTVRTNPFLKFPMPNWDFSYNGLSQLPSFKRLFSSFTLRHKYLSNYSVGNFTSSLDYEALYVNLAVTGYPLSSRLNDLGQYIPVFAMSTITLSEKFQPLVGVEFRTQSRITARMEYNRDRTIALNLSNSQVAELFNQDVTVNIGFTKNNVKLPFKINGTKKTLKNDMTMQLGLTFRDTRSIQRKFDGENIPIAGNINFQLRPTVNYMVNNRLSVQFYFDRTFNDPLVSNSFYRASTSGGVQLKFNLAE, from the coding sequence TTGTCATCAACGGTTTACTCTCTTTTATTCAAAGTACTCAGTATTTCAGCCGGAGGAGCTTTATTGGCTAACCTGTCGGCTGACCCGGGCGAGCCATATTCACAGCAGACTCAGGAATGGGCTATTCTGGCTGATACAATACCCGAAGACACGAGCAGGAAAGCCCTTGACCGGTCGGGAAGCCAGCTGATCATGCGCTGGAAGGACTTCTATTCCAACCGCATCGCCGAACCACGGCCGCGCTCCCCCTTTTATCTGCGGGATCCCGCCAATATTTCAACGAATATTACACTTGATAGTACCGGGAAAATTGCGGTAACCGAAAAAGTTAAAACGCCCGCAGGTGACCTGAATTTCCGCGCGCCTGAACGCATGGACCTGGATGCATATGACAAGATCCAGGAAGACAGGGCTTTCAAAAGTTTGCTCAGAGAATACGCAGGAAGGCAGGATGGAAACAGCGCCATGGGCGCCCGTGGGCTATTGCCGAAACTTGATATTCCTCCGGCACTTTCCAAGCTGCTCGGCGACGACTTTATCAATTTCAAGCCAACCGGGTTTGTCTCGCTCGACCTGGGATTAATGCACCAGTTTTTGGATAACCCGGCAATCCCCATCCGGCAGAGACGTAACACCCAGTTCATTTTTAACGAACAGATCAGTATCAATTTTGACGCGAGGCTGGGTGATCAGTTAGGTTTTCAGACCAATTTTGACACCAAAGCGAACTTCAACTTTGAGAATGCAATTAAGCTGAACTACAAAAATCCGGAAGAAAGCTTCATACGGAAAATTGAGGCGGGAAACATCAACTGGGCGATCAATAGTCAGCTCATTCCCGGTGTTCAGAATTTGTTCGGTTTAAAAACTGATTTACAGTTCGGCAGGTTAAACGCAACATTTGTAGCCTCGCAGCAGAAATCAAGCAAAGAGCGGATCGTATTGCGCGGAGGAGCCCAAAACCGAGACTTTGAGCTCCGCGCGGATACTTATGACGAAAACCGTAACTTCTTTTTATCCCAGTATTTCAGGAATATATACGAAAGCTCATTACAGAATACACCGACTATTACGTCCGGTGTTACTGTGACCCGCATTGAAGTTTATGTAACTAACCGTACCACAACTACCGAGTCACTGCGGAACGTGGTCGGATTTTCAGATCTTGGAGAACCTGCTCCGTACAAATCTGCAAATCCCAGCTTGCAACCTATCCGCTCTACCTCACCCGCTGACAATGCAGCCAACGGACTGTATGAGACGCTGAAAGACAATGCGGGATTCCGGCAGGTGGATAACACCAACAGTGCTATCACCGCGCTTGGGTTAGAAAAAACGGTTGATTACGAGTTGCTGAGAGGTGCAAAGCGGCTTATTCTAGACCGTGATTACACATTCCATCCACAGCTGGGATATATATCCCTCACCAACGCACTCAGAAATGATGAAGTGCTGGCCGTGTCCTATGAATATACCCTCAACGGGCGCTCCTTCAAAGTGGGTGAACTGACAGAAGATTACCAGGCAAGAAAGGACAATGAAGTAATCGCATTGAAGCTCTTGAAATCATCGACCATCAGAAACAACACAAAGCTTCCAATGTGGGACCTGATGATGAAAAATATTTATTCACTCGGAACCAGTCAAATCGACAAGCAGGGGTTTCAACTGCGGGTTATATATAAAGACGACCAAACCGGTATTGATAATCCAAACCTGCAGGAAAGTAGTATTGCCAATGTGCCGCTGATCCGGCTCTCCGGCCTTGACAGATTGAATCCGGTGAACGACCTTCAGCCGGATGGAAACTTCGACTTCGTGGATGGTATTACCATGGACAGCAAAACAGGGCGGATTATATTCCCCGTACTTGAGCCGTTCGGAAGCAACCTTTCGCGGAAGTTCGGCGCCGGGGAGGAGGCATTCAGGAATAAATATGTATTTAACGAACTGTACCGCACGACAATGATCGATGCGCAGCAGGTTTCGGAGCGTAATAAGTTTTTTATCAAAGGTTCATACCAATCAAGCGGAGGTGCTGAGGTGCAGTTGCCTTTTGGTGTACTGGAAACTTCTGTGACAGTAACGTCAGGCGGTGTACCGCTGTCTGCTGGCTCTGATTATATTGTGGAGGCCCAAATAGGTCGGGTGAGATTGCTCAATAATAGTGTCCTAAATTCCGGTCGCGAAATTGTGATCGAGTACGAGAGGCCGGATATGTTCCAGAATCAGGTCCGATCGCTACTGGGTACCAGACTCGACTACCTGGTCAATCGGGATATGAGCATCGGTCTTACTGCAATCAAGTACCGTGAGCGGCCCGCGGGCTTTTTATCAAGGGTATCAATCGGCAATGAGCCGGTTAACAATACCATGCTTGGTTTCGATATAAAGTTTCGCAAAGACATTCCTTTTTTAACCAAGTTACTGGACGCATTGCCTTTGATCCAAACCAAGGAAATGTCAAGCATTCAGTTCAAGGGTGAATTTGCCAAATTATTGCCAGGTGTCTCGAAAGACGTGAACAACCGATCATTAGTTGATGATTTTGAAGCTGCAAGAACGGTTTACGATTTAGCCCGCCAGCCTCAAAAGTGGCGTTTGGCTGCCGTACCGACCAAGTTCAGGGAAGGGTTGGATGGTAAAACACTTAACTACGGTTACAAAAGGGCAAAAATCTCCGCCTACACAGTCGACAATATATTTGGCGGATCACAAGGACTTGGAGGCGGTTATCAGCCACCAGCCAATATTGACGACACCGACAGGAAAAATTATTATGAAAGACTGTTCCTGCCAACCGATATATTTCCTAAGAGGGCCATCGCCGGGCTGATCACTTATCCTCAGCAGGTCCTGGATATTGCCTATTACCCAAGCGAGCGCGGAATGTATAACTATAATACCGACCTTGCTACTGATGGCCGGCTAAAAAATCCGCGGCAAAATTTCGGAGCGATCAGCAGGGCGATCACTTCCGACAACGATTTTGACAATGCGAACATCGAGAGTATCGAGTTCTGGATGCTGGATCCATTTATCAATGACGAAAATGGCAAGATTCGGGATGGTTTTGGTGATGAAAAACCTAATACAACAGGCGGTAAGCTGGTTTTCAACCTCGGTGATATATCGGAAGATGTAATTCCTGATGAGCGCTACAATTTTGAAAACGGGCTGCCCATTGTTCCCAAGCAGGTTGGCGTCAATGTAGATTCAACGGCGTGGGGCTATGCTACCAAATCTCAGTACCTGATCAATGCATTCAGCAATGAATCCGGTGCGCGCGAGAGGCAGGACGTCGGTTTGGATGGTTTGACAAATCAGGAAGAACAAGCATTTTTCAAACAGTATATTGACCGTCTTCCCGCCAATCTTTCTGCCGAAGCAAGGCAGCGGATTATTGCGGATCCCTCGGGTGACGACTTTAAGTTTTTCCTCGGTGCCGACCTGGACAGCGCGAATGTTAAAGTGCTGGGTCGGTATAAGAATTATTTGGGAATGGAGAACAACTCGCCCGAAAGTCAGGGAAGAACGGCGGATGTAACGCCGGCTTCAACCAACGTTCCCGACGGGGAGGATATGAATGTCGATAATACGATTAATGACAACGAATCTTTTTACGAATATGAAATTGACCTGAAACCTAATCAGCTTGCAGTTGGGAAGGGGTTTGTGGTCGACAAAACTGAAACTGAGGGAGGACAGAACTGGTATTTATTTAGAGTGCCAATCAAAGAGTTTTCCGGAATTGTGGGTAATATGAGCGGCTTCAAGTCCATCCGTTTTATGCGGATGTACCTGACCGATTTCCAGCAGCCCGTAGTATTGCGTTTTGCGCAGCTTCAAATGGTGGGCCAGCAGTACCGGAAGTATACTTCCAACCTGGATGCGCCCGGCCTGCAGGAAGTACCTGAACCTTACGATGCCAAGTTTACCGTTGGAACGGTAAGCATTGAAGAAAACAGTAACCGTTCTGCTGGGGCTGATAAATATCAGTATGCGATCCCTCCGGGCTGGAAACGCGATCAGGACAATACGCAGAGGCCTCCGCTCTTGCTCAACGAACAATCCATGAGCCTTTGTGTGACAGACCTGCGTGATGGAGATTCAAGAGCAGTGTTTAAAAATGTAAATCTCGATCTGCTGTTCCGGAAAAGACTCCGGATGTATGTTCACATGCAAAACGAGCAGAATGAAAGTGGTATGGTAGGTACGTTTATGCGGATCGGTACAGACCTTACCCAGAACTATTATGAGATAGATTTGTCGGGACTGCAGGCTACCCCGCCTTCCGCTTCTCAGCCTGGTGAAATATGGCCCGAAAGCAACGAAATCAATATTGCACTTGCAGACCTGATTGAAGCGAAAGCACAACGTAATCGCCAGCTCGATAAAAACCTGAGCGTGCCGTACACAATCGTGACAGCCGACGGCCGGTACAAAGTGTCTGTCGTGGGAAACCCGGATTTGAGCTCTGTGCGGGTGATGATGATCGGGATGCGCAACCCCAAGTCGGTAGACGAGCGGCCTAAAAGCTTTTGTTTGTGGGTAGATGAAATGCACGTCGAAGGCTTTGACGACCGGGGAGGAGTAGCTGCAATCGCTCAGCTGGATGCTAAATTGGCAGATTTTGCAACGTTAACTGCTTCCGGGCGCGTGGAAACCTTCGGTTTTGGAAGCGTGCAGCAGCGGATCGGCGAACGTTCCCGCAACTTTACACAGGAATATGGATTTTCTTCCAATATCGCTTTGGACAAGCTACTGCCGGCGAACTGGGGATTCAGCATTCCATTGTTTTTGAGCTACGACCGGCGAAATGTAAAGCCCCACTTTAATCCGCTTGACCCGGATACGCCGCTCAATACTTCCCTGGGCAATTTACAGACCGACGAAGAACGGGATGGTTACCGGCGAATGGTTGAAGAAAATGCAGTGAGGCGGGGCATTAACTTTTCAAATGTCAGGAAAATAAAGACTAAGCCGGGCGCGAAGAATCACTTTTATGATTTCGAAAACTTTGCATTTACCTATGCTTTCAGCGATGATCAGCGGCGGAATGTGCTGACCCAGGAATATAATCAGCGGATGTACAAAGGAGGTATTACCTACGTTTACAGCAGCCAGCCGAAAGCAATAGAGCCTTTCAAAAAATGGACAGCTACTAACCGTTGGGCGGAGTTTATCAAGGATTTTAACCTCACACTTCTTCCTAATATGGTCCAGCTTTCGACGGATGTGGACCGGCGTTTTCTTAAAACGCAGTTGCGTAATGCAGACCTGACGATTGACGGGATGCAGCCGCTTTATGAAAAGTACTTCTGGTTTAACAGGCATTATGATTTCGGCTGGAACCTGACCAGAAACGCGACCCTGACTTATCGTTCGTCTGCAAGTTCGATTATCGATGAGCCAATGGGCGATATCAATACCGGAGCCAAGAAAGATTCACTCTGGAGCAATTTCAAAAAACTGGGCAGGATCAAGAATTTTGACCAGAAAATAGACCTCACCTACCGTTTGCCCCTTGATAAAATACCGCTGACAGACTGGATGTCGGCAGATTATAAGCACTCTATTACCTATCAATATCAGGCGAATGCATTGGGCCTGAAAGATACGACCGGCCTTCCTTTTGGAGATATCATCAGAAATAGCCGGGATAGGGGTGTTACCGGAAAGATTGATTTTGTATTGCTCTACAATAAGCTTCGCTATCTCAAGTTCGCCAATACTCCGTCTGCCGGCAGAAAAAATTTCGCAAGGAGTCCGGGTGATATTGAGGATATCGATATGCGGACAACAGATATCCTGAAGAATGTGACGCGTGCGTTGATGACGGTCAGAGGTATTAATGTGAGTTATTCGGTTTTGGAAACCACTTCTTTGCCGGGCTATCTGAGGGCGCCGAAGTATTTTGGGATAGATAATGCAAATGCTCCGGGGCTGCCGTTTGTGTTGGGACAGCAGGACAGGAATTTCCAGAAAAAGGCGGCAGAAAAAGGCTGGATCACCACAAGCCAGCAACAAAACATGCCGTTCCAGCAAACGATTGCCAAGAATTTCTCAGCCAATACGACATTAGAGCCTTTCAAGGATTTCAGGTTGATCATCGAAGCAAGGCTGACCCGGCAGGATGCTTACCAGGAATTCTACCGTCCCGATACCTCCGGTGGATTTGCTTCTCAAAGCCCGCTGCGGAACGGACAGTTCAGTATGTCCTTCATGTCTTTCAGGACTGCATTTGCTAAAATGAGAAGGGATAACTCGTCGCCGGTATTCGATAAATTCAGAGCATACAGGGCCATTATCCGCGACAGACTGAACCAGGAGAATAACAGCGGGGGAGAATACAATGAAACGTCGCAGGACGTGCTGATCTCGTCTTTCTTTGCGGCATACACAGGCAAGGATCCGAATACGGTCCGGACCAATCCGTTCCTCAAGTTCCCGATGCCGAACTGGGATTTCAGCTATAACGGTCTTTCGCAGTTGCCGTCGTTCAAGAGGCTTTTCAGCTCTTTTACATTGAGGCATAAATATCTGTCCAATTACAGTGTCGGTAATTTTACGTCTTCTCTGGATTACGAGGCGCTTTATGTAAACCTGGCCGTAACCGGATATCCGCTATCGTCCCGCCTGAATGATCTGGGGCAATACATTCCGGTATTTGCAATGAGTACCATTACATTATCAGAAAAATTCCAGCCGCTTGTAGGTGTGGAATTCCGGACTCAGAGCCGCATTACAGCCAGAATGGAATATAACCGGGACAGAACGATCGCCCTGAACCTTTCCAATTCGCAGGTTGCGGAACTGTTTAACCAGGATGTGACCGTGAATATTGGTTTTACCAAAAACAATGTGAAACTGCCGTTCAAGATCAACGGGACCAAGAAGACTTTGAAAAACGACATGACCATGCAGCTTGGTCTTACTTTCCGGGATACGCGCTCCATTCAGCGCAAATTCGACGGAGAGAATATCCCTATCGCGGGTAACATCAATTTCCAGCTTCGGCCGACAGTCAATTACATGGTAAATAACAGGTTGAGCGTGCAGTTTTATTTTGACCGCACTTTTAACGACCCGCTTGTTTCGAACTCGTTTTACCGGGCCAGTACCTCGGGTGGCGTACAGTTGAAGTTCAATTTGGCGGAATAA
- the gcvH gene encoding glycine cleavage system protein GcvH yields the protein MNFPSELKYTEDHEWILIEGDTATIGITDHAQNELGDIVYVDINTVGDALEKGEVFGSVEAVKTVSDLFIPVAGTVLEVNEELDGEPELVNTDPYGRGWMVKISLSGPADGDGLLSAEDYQKFIGA from the coding sequence ATGAATTTCCCGTCAGAACTTAAGTACACAGAGGATCACGAATGGATTCTAATAGAAGGCGATACGGCAACAATCGGGATCACGGATCATGCGCAGAATGAATTGGGTGATATTGTGTACGTTGACATTAATACCGTTGGGGATGCACTTGAAAAAGGGGAAGTTTTCGGCTCCGTCGAGGCGGTTAAAACGGTTTCAGATCTGTTCATTCCGGTAGCAGGTACTGTGCTTGAAGTGAACGAGGAACTGGACGGAGAGCCCGAGCTTGTGAATACGGATCCTTATGGTCGTGGCTGGATGGTGAAAATCAGCTTGTCGGGGCCCGCTGATGGGGATGGTTTATTGTCCGCAGAAGATTACCAAAAATTTATAGGCGCCTGA
- a CDS encoding dihydroorotase, whose translation MKLLIKSVRIVDKKSPENGQVRDILIEDGNIKEIGENLSANDVQVKDLSGLCVSAGWVDMRVGSRDPGFEHKEDLYSVSAAAARGGFTEIVLLPNTNPVVHSKDTLNYIRQAAAGGLVKLHPAAAVTKKAEGVDFTEMIDLHQAGAIAFTDGEHAVQSADLLLKTILYLRPFNALLMNRPEEAQLSLYGQMHEGITSTLTGMKGIPSLAEEMMLTRDIKLLEYALEKNMYETSDPVLHISLLSTKVGVEIVRDAKKRGLPLSCDVAAHQLVFEDADLINFDTNLKVNPPFRSAADRDALRQGLTDGTIDAIVSDHSPQDEESKNLEFDHADFGITGLETLFSLAIMHSGLPLESIIDKITSTPRAILRLPEISIAQGAIANLTFFDPEADWTFDKSYSKSKNTPFLGQQLKGKVRGVINNGKQEWYA comes from the coding sequence ATGAAATTGTTGATCAAATCAGTCCGTATTGTCGATAAGAAATCGCCTGAAAATGGCCAGGTAAGAGATATTTTAATCGAAGACGGGAATATTAAAGAAATAGGAGAAAATCTTTCGGCAAATGACGTCCAGGTTAAAGACCTCAGCGGCCTTTGCGTATCAGCCGGCTGGGTGGATATGCGGGTCGGTTCACGTGATCCGGGTTTCGAGCATAAGGAAGACCTTTATTCGGTAAGCGCTGCTGCGGCCCGCGGAGGATTTACAGAGATCGTACTGCTGCCAAACACGAACCCGGTTGTACACAGCAAGGATACGCTGAACTACATTCGCCAGGCAGCAGCAGGCGGGCTTGTTAAGTTGCACCCTGCAGCGGCTGTGACGAAAAAAGCGGAGGGTGTCGATTTTACAGAAATGATCGATCTGCATCAGGCGGGTGCTATTGCATTTACTGATGGTGAACACGCGGTGCAAAGTGCCGATCTGCTGTTGAAAACCATCCTGTACCTGCGCCCGTTCAATGCATTGCTGATGAACCGACCGGAAGAGGCGCAGCTTTCGCTTTATGGACAAATGCACGAAGGTATCACGAGTACTTTGACAGGCATGAAAGGAATCCCTTCACTTGCCGAAGAAATGATGCTGACCCGCGATATCAAGCTGCTGGAATATGCATTGGAAAAAAACATGTACGAAACGTCCGATCCGGTGTTGCATATTTCGCTGCTATCAACAAAAGTTGGTGTGGAAATTGTGCGCGACGCAAAGAAAAGAGGCCTTCCTCTATCCTGTGATGTGGCAGCGCACCAGCTGGTATTCGAAGATGCGGACCTGATCAATTTTGATACAAACCTGAAAGTGAATCCGCCTTTTCGCTCTGCAGCGGACCGGGACGCGTTGCGGCAGGGACTGACCGACGGTACGATCGACGCTATCGTGTCCGATCACAGCCCGCAGGATGAAGAAAGCAAGAACCTTGAATTTGATCACGCTGATTTTGGTATTACAGGGCTGGAAACGCTCTTTTCACTGGCGATTATGCACAGCGGTTTGCCTTTGGAATCGATTATTGATAAAATCACCAGTACGCCGCGTGCGATATTACGACTGCCCGAGATCAGCATTGCGCAGGGTGCAATAGCCAACCTTACCTTTTTTGATCCGGAAGCAGATTGGACATTTGATAAAAGCTACTCCAAATCAAAGAATACGCCGTTTTTGGGACAGCAGCTGAAAGGAAAAGTGAGAGGGGTTATTAACAACGGAAAACAGGAGTGGTACGCATGA
- a CDS encoding DUF4199 domain-containing protein, translated as MKSIIAYFDKPLLKISLLFGLATGILVFIFFIGLYLLGIIPLGNNKVMDFGIHIIMIAGACWYFRKKVGNGFLHLWEALTIGYVVNTIGALIAGWLIYFFVTYIDPAVFTGYIAEMKALMMEGKAELVKNIGEAEFLKMYNGVGSMQTSEIIMDEVSKKTVMGIIPILIISLIFRKQDYGVFHNNKS; from the coding sequence ATGAAATCGATTATAGCATATTTTGATAAGCCTCTTTTAAAAATTTCGCTGCTATTCGGGTTGGCCACCGGGATATTGGTTTTTATTTTCTTCATCGGTTTGTATCTGCTGGGCATTATTCCGCTCGGGAACAACAAGGTGATGGATTTTGGAATTCACATTATCATGATCGCGGGCGCCTGCTGGTACTTCAGAAAAAAGGTCGGAAATGGTTTTCTGCACCTTTGGGAGGCATTGACGATTGGCTATGTAGTGAATACGATTGGCGCATTGATCGCAGGCTGGCTGATCTACTTTTTTGTTACGTATATTGACCCCGCTGTTTTTACCGGTTACATTGCGGAAATGAAGGCGCTGATGATGGAAGGAAAAGCTGAGCTCGTCAAAAATATTGGCGAAGCTGAATTTCTGAAAATGTACAACGGGGTAGGAAGTATGCAAACTTCTGAAATCATCATGGATGAGGTTAGTAAAAAGACAGTCATGGGCATTATCCCCATCCTGATCATTTCGCTGATTTTCAGAAAGCAGGATTACGGTGTATTTCATAATAATAAATCATAA
- a CDS encoding DUF4199 domain-containing protein, translating into MEEQTSTARVALKYGILGSVVIMVYSTILNVSGLSQNKILSALSFVFMIAAIVMAMKNFREQNKGFMSYGEGLGVGSLVSAIMGLLSSAFTMFYIQFIDNTLLTQSMDQVREDMERRGMDDSQIDQAMEYSQKFMSPGVVFVMGVFGYVLTGFIISLIIAAIIRRDKPIFE; encoded by the coding sequence ATGGAAGAACAAACATCTACTGCACGTGTCGCCCTCAAATATGGCATACTTGGTTCTGTTGTGATCATGGTTTATTCCACAATCCTGAATGTTTCCGGATTGTCTCAAAACAAGATCCTTTCTGCGCTTTCCTTCGTTTTCATGATTGCCGCGATTGTAATGGCGATGAAAAATTTCAGGGAGCAGAACAAAGGGTTTATGAGCTACGGGGAAGGCTTGGGGGTAGGCTCGCTGGTATCCGCGATTATGGGCCTTCTGAGCTCCGCGTTTACGATGTTTTATATCCAGTTTATAGACAATACATTGCTTACCCAAAGCATGGATCAGGTGCGGGAGGATATGGAACGCCGTGGAATGGATGATTCACAAATTGATCAGGCCATGGAGTATTCTCAAAAATTTATGTCGCCCGGCGTCGTTTTTGTGATGGGCGTGTTCGGTTACGTGCTCACGGGCTTCATCATCTCGCTGATCATAGCCGCGATCATCCGTCGGGACAAACCTATTTTTGAGTGA